In a genomic window of Acropora muricata isolate sample 2 chromosome 2, ASM3666990v1, whole genome shotgun sequence:
- the LOC136908716 gene encoding N-alpha-acetyltransferase 30-like — MVFLVAVFFFRKLSFRVDGDTVSVFWKSCIALPDEMASAPADRAHETATGELQDQTIAVNGELSSTCVDEDSRNDLEQAKKTCGAKKVSDLNGIAIASQTCHSPLGNENHFDSSNESKYERSITSVTSLEEKQVCEQAGPADPCDKNLNFSFVSYESERQMSAIMALITKDLSEPYSIYTYRYFIHNWPKLCFLAMYGEKCVGAIVCKLDMHKNMIRRGYIAMLAVEKEYRRHKIGSNLVIKAIKAMVDDSCDEVVLETEVSNTAALRLYENLGFVRDKRLFRYYLNGVDALRLKLWLR; from the exons ATGGTCTTCTTAGTGGCTGTATTTTTCTTTAGAAAACTATCTTTTAGAGTAGACGGTGATACTGTGTCTGTATTCTGGAAATCTTGCATCGCATTACCCGATGAAATGGCCTCAGCGCCTGCAGACAGAGCCCACGAAACAGCGACTGGAGAGCTACAAGATCAGACAATCGCGGTTAACGGCGAGCTATCGTCAACTTGTGTTGATGAGGACTCGAGAAATGATCTCGAGCAGGCGAAGAAAACATGCGGTGCAAAGAAAGTTTCAGATCTTAATGGAATAGCGATCGCAAGTCAAACATGCCATAGTCCACTTGGAAACGAAAATCACTTCGACTCATCAAATGAATCAAAATACGAGCGTTCGATTACGAGCGTGACATCTCTCGAAGAAAAACAAGTTTGTGAACAGGCAGGACCTGCTGATCCTTGTGATAAAAATCTAAATTTCTCTTTCGTCTCTTACGAGTCTGAACGTCAAATGTCGGCTATAATGGCGCTTATAACAAAGGACCTGTCAGAACCCTATTCCATTTACACATACCGATATTTCATTCACAACTGGCCCAAGTTGTGCTTTTTG GCCATGTATGGGGAGAAGTGTGTGGGTGCCATTGTGTGCAAGCTAGACATGCATAAAAACATGATTAGGAGAGGATACATTGCAATGTTAGCTGTTGAGAAGGAATATCGTAGGCATAAGATCG GTTCAAATCTTGTAATAAAAGCCATCAAGGCAATGGTTGATGACAGCTGTGATGAG GTTGTCCTGGAGACTGAAGTGAGTAACACAGCAGCCCTTCGACTTTATGAAAACCTTGGCTTTGTCAGGGACAAGAGGCTTTTTAGGTATTATCTTAATGGAGTTGATGCACTAAGATTAAAATTGTGGCTCAGGTGA